A genomic stretch from Carassius auratus strain Wakin unplaced genomic scaffold, ASM336829v1 scaf_tig00044128, whole genome shotgun sequence includes:
- the LOC113086835 gene encoding CD48 antigen-like: VFSESVSVTEGDSVTLNTDLTEIPEHDDILWKYGAEKSLIAEINKASGVFSTSDVPDGRFRDRLKLDNQTGSLTITNITTQHAGEYQLELRGAKLTSKTFNVYVYARLPVPVISRNSSQCSSSSSSSSQQNCSLVCSVVNVGHVTLSWYKGNSLLSSISVSDLSISLSLPLEVEYQEKNSYSCVINNPITNQTTHLDISKLCHTCSDSVHCCGFTETVIRLVLSALVGVASAAVLVYDIRSTRG; the protein is encoded by the exons GTGTGTTTagtgagtcagtgtcagtgacggagggagattcagtcactctaaacactgatcttactgaaataccTGAACATGATGACATACTGTGGAAATATGGAGCTGAAAAATCTCTGATAGCTGAAATCAATAAAGCTTCTGGAGTCTTCTCCACATCTGATGTtcctgacgggagattcagagacagactgaagctggacaatcaaactggatctctgaccatcacaaacatcacaactcaacacgctgGAGAATATCAACTAGAGCTACGTGGAGCAAAACTGacatcaaaaacattcaatgtTTATGTCTATG ctcgtcttcctgttcctgtcatcagcaggaactcttcacaatgttcttcatcatcatcatcttcatcacagcagaattgttcactggtgtgttcagtggtgaatgtgggtcatgtgactctctcctggtacaaaggaaacagtttattgtccagcatcagtgtgtctgatctcagcatcagtctctctctacctctggaggtggaatatcaggagaaaaacagctacagctgtgtgatcaacaatcccatcacaaaccagaccacacatctcgacatcagcaaactctgtcacacatgttcag actctgtcCACTGTTGTGGTTTTACTGAaactgtgatccgattggtcctctctgctctggtgggcgtggcttcagcagctgttctggtttatgacatcagatccacaAGAGGATGA